Below is a window of Aquarana catesbeiana isolate 2022-GZ linkage group LG11, ASM4218655v1, whole genome shotgun sequence DNA.
GAAAATAAATCACGGATTGGGAATCTATGGGACTTTGATGGGTTTTCAAGCTGCAAACCAAATGTTTGCTGAGGGACAGAAATGGGAAGGAGGCGTCATGTTCGCACAGGGTGCGCATGGAGTATCCGAACTGACTGGTATTAATGCAGCCGTTAATGATTTTGTTGGTAACTGTGCCCAAAAATCAATAGCCAGGATCTCTACACATCTAGAGGGAACTGTAGCCGAAGAGTTCACAAGTTTTATGTCTAAAGCTGGTAATGTTGCTAGGGAAGTTCCTGTCCTCTCAGCTGCTTTTACTGCCTTTAATATATACGAGGATCTCAAGCAAGACAGTCCAATAGGAATAGCGGACGCGATGCTTGATGAGGCTATATTTATCACAGCCCTGGCTGGTCCGGAAATGCTTCCAGTAACTGTGGCTTTAACTATAATACGTTTAGGTATTGATCCGCTCTTTCATGAAATTAAGCATGAGCTTGATGCTTTACCTCCAGATGCCAGTGCATTGGACAAATTTGTGGCTGTTATTAAAGGGGTTGGTCTAGCCATAAGAGATATAGGCAACACTTTTCTGGATGTACTGAAACAGATAACTATATTTGGAATGATTTATAATGTTTACAAACTAGAAGAGGAGCATAGAAAGAGCATGGACACTGTGCATGAGCTACAAAATGCTGAAAATTACTTTAAGATCTTAGATGAAAAGGATGGGGGTGCATGCCACAGAAAGATAGACTTTACTCAAGGGGAAAAGTCCGCCTATGGTGGGAACCTAAGAGTTGAGCTAACAGACCACCGTTCAATGATCGTTACCTTGACTGATCCTGTTACAtcgcaaaaaaatgtaaaagagatcTGGTTTGAGAAAGATTGTGAAACTGAAGATCTAGTTCTGGGAATCGGAGAAGCTGTAAATATTAAAATGCAACAGAAATCTGCAACCGCTTTTTGGTTCATTCCTATAAAAACAGAGGAGGTCATTTCTTCTATGACTCCAGATGACAGATCATTACATGGCACCTACATAGGCAATGCCAAAGCCAACCGCTTCTTTGCTGTGCAACGAAATATCATCAAAGGCCTTTCTTACACTCTTGATAAATATCATTATGAGCTTTATGGGAGAGATGGCAATGATATATTTTATTTAGGTCCACAGATGAGCTTTGTCCATGGTGGGAATGGTGAAGACATTTACTACATTCCCCTTGATGGAGGGAAAACTGAGATTTGTAATCAAGCAACCGACAAATTGATGGATCTTTTAGTTTTCAACATCACATTTCCACAAATAAATGCTAGAAAAATAGGAAACAATCTCAAGCTTTTTTACAACAATCTTCATGAAATACAGATTAAAAAATGGTTTATTGGAGAAGAATACCAGCATATGAGATTTAAAAGTTCAGATGGAATTTTATTTGATGTTGGAAAAGTCGAGTTGAATGGAAACGTTGATTTACAGCCCGTGACTCTGGATTTTTCGAATCAAGATTCTGCCAGAAGCATTGACCTGCAAAACTCAACTTGGAAAACTGTAGTCACTGTCATAGGGACAGACTATGATGACATAATAAGTGGAAACCAACTGAACAATGTAATTCTGGGACGAGGTGGGGAAAATACCATTTCTGGTCGAGAGGGAAAAGACATGTATATTATACAAGAAAAGGGGAGCTGTGACATCATTGATAATTTTGCAAATGATGAGCAAATAGATATAGTTGAGTTGCCTGTAGATTTTGAAAGCCTGAAAGTTACTATAACATTCCCGTATGCTCTGAAGATATGGGACTCTAATAGGAAGATCTGTGTCATCATCAAGGACTGGAAGAGAGGATGGCAATGGCAACACATCATATTCAAAACCAAAGATTTTGTAGTGTTTCAGGTTTCCAATACAACGGCAGAGCCAGAAATCAGCCCACTGATGCTAGACTATAGTGACTCTAAAGAAGGAGTAAATATTGACTTAAATTCCATTCCAGGAAATGAACACATAATGACTGTGATCGGCTCCTCACACTTTGATACAATTAATGGAAATAGTAGAGCAAACTTCATTGAAAAAGGACGAGGTGGGGGAGATTTAGAAGGAGGAGATGGCAGTGATACGTATATCATTGAGTGTGGCTCAGGTACCATCAACATTAAGAATTATGCACAGGATGGTGCAATGGATATTCTTTATGTTAAGGAGAAATACAGCAAACTGAGATTCCGACAACAAAGAGATATATTCCAATCATATTCATTTCGAAGAATTGTGTATTCTTCTTCTCtttatattagtagtagtagtgaaAATTGCAAAATTATATTAAGAAATTGGTTCAGATCAGAACAGCACAGACATTTACAGATTCGGACAGAAGATGGAGTCATCTTTAGCATTCCCAGTGGAACCGAACCCATTATATATTCCATAGATAATTCCAGAGATACATTACCTATGGATGTTTTCGAAACCAGGTTTGGCATATATGAAGGGGTGACCAAGATCTTTGGGCCGCCTAGATACATTGAAATATTTGGGAATGAAAAGGACAACTATATTGACCCAGGGACAAATGGAGCATGGTTATATGGTGGAGAGGGCAGCGATACCTACCAACTAAGAAAAAATTATGAAGGCATTTATAACATCTTAAATTATGCAACTGACTACAAAGTGGATTATCTTGTTCTTGATATCAGCTTTAGAGATATTCAGTACACAATGGAAACAAGTGCTTCATTAACTAAGCAAATAGAGTTAACTGCCCCATCAGTTGCCAAATGGCGCTGTCGCCTTCTTGAATTTGGCAAAGATGAAACTTACAGGCATTTGATAGTGCAGACCAATGATGTGTGGTTCACCTTTTCAAAGGACACCTTAGAGATTCAGCCTTTATTTTCAGACTACAGGCTTCTCAATAAAGAGTTGCATCTCAATCTCTCAGAGGGAATTCTTCATTCTTTACCAACCGTATATGGATCTCTCCAGGAAGGAAACTTCATCGATGGCAATGCTTTGAATAACACAATTATTGGGGGTAAAAATACAGATGTACTCTATGGTGAAGATGGGAATGATGTTCTCCAAGGGTCCAGTGGGAAAGACTACCTTTCGGGTGGACCTGGAGATGACCAAATCCATGGAGGTGAAGGAGATGACCTCATCTTGGGTGAAGCAGGGAACGACCTTATCTATCCAGGTCCAGGAGCTGATACAGTGTATGGAGGCACAGGATCAGATACCTTATTGTTCTTAGGAAACATCAATAGTAAATCTGGTGTGCTTGTCAATTTGCATCTCAGGTTTGGATCAGGAGCGGACGCCGAGGGGGACCTCTACTTTGGGATGGAGAATATACTGGGTACCAGCTATGACGACATTCTTATAGGAAACGATGACAACAATTACCTCAACGGTGCAGGAGGAAGCGATCTTATCCAGCCAATGGGAGGATATGACGTTCTTCATGGAGGAGAAGGGGAAGATGTGTACAACCTCATAGATGCCACCGgcacaaaaataataaacaacttTGCCACGGATGGAAAAGAGGACCTGGTCTACATTGACAATTCTGACACTTTAGAAATCAGGCAGTTAAAATCTAATGATGACCAAGAGATATTCTTCTATTATAGCACAGAACCTGATGCAAGGCTTAGAATCGTGATCAAAAACTGGTACATATCAGAAAAAAGACATCTTCGTTTGTTCAGGAACAGAGGTGGAGAAGTCATGTTATCTGGGTGACAATCGCAGCACAATTTTTAAAACAGGATCATGAAAATGTACGAGCATGTTCTATAACCAAGAAACTCACAGAATGAgtaaaattgtaataataaaaaataattaaatctgTTCTAATTCTGAAGCTCATCTGTCACGTTGGTCGTTTTTGTATTGCTGGTCCTACCGCCTGCAGTCCTGCCATTCCAGGTGTCTAGTTTAGTTTAAAGAACATGCAAAGTGTTCAGAGGCTGCAACCAATATTTGGAGTACAAGCCAAACCCCTGACACATGCCTGACATTTGCAtggattagggttgcaccgataccggtatccgtgcagatactgagcatttgcatgagtactcgtACCGGTGCAAACCTACGAAACCTGAAAATGATACCTTTTTGCGATGCGAGTTGAGCCCATACAACATGAATtgactcaaatcacactgcaaagaatcacatctgatttgaacaggaatgcagcaaatcgcatgcggtttcccacaccactcctgtgtggacccaggcttgtcatagtgacttcagcctggatTCACACAAGAGCGGTGCAGGAAGCctcatgcgattcagacaggaaatGGGCTCAAAGTTATCGGTGCTTGGTAAATGGTGAGTACTTGACCaagagtatcggtacttgtacttgccggtaaaaaaaaaaaaacggtattggtgcaaccctagcatGAATTATTGCAGTCTAAACTCCCCACTACCTACTCAATGTCTATGGGACAGAATGAAATATGTGCATTCCTCCCGCCACTTCATACTTAATACACTGTTGTATTGAGGTCTTTATTGTACCACCTGCCTGTGGCTGAAACCTTTCAGACTCTACATATGCACATGTATTAGGGCCACTTTTACGGGAGGCCAGGCCATAGCCGGATAAGCTCTACAGCTTTAAAAAATTTCAGCTAAAAGCTGGACAGTCTCAGGCAAGACTGGACAATAAAGATCTCGGGGGGCAGTGGAGGTATAAGCAggtccgggacaaggggtgggcagaagaggaggctgccctgggcgcagcgtgTATTGTAGGGAAGGGGGCACCACAAGTTCCTTCTACTACAAGGCCGAGAGGAGTAGTGAAAgcagcatcactacttctgtcaccCCAGCGCCGGAATTTGCAAGGCAATTGCACATCATGAAAGGGGGCGTTATttggcactggatgatcttgtcttAACACTGGGTATAAGtagaatgtgtatgtgtgtgtaatatatatgtataatttatttatattgacTTGAAAAAGTCAATACCAATTGTGACCAAATTGTGTTGTttggaaaatgaaaagaaaaaaaaggagggaagcACAGAATGTCTCCCACAATCTTGtattatacaatatatacagtgccttgaaaaagtattcacaccccttgaaattttccacattttgtcatgttacaagcaaaaacgtaaatgtattttatttggattttatgtgagagaccaacacaaagtgtcacataattgtgaagtggaaggaaaatgataaatgatacaaataaatatgtgaaaagtgggggggggatttgtattcagccccctttactctgatacccctaactaaaatctagtggaaccaattgccttcagaagtcacctaattagtaaatagagccactgtgtgtcatttaatctcagtataaacagctgttctgtgaagccctcagaggtttgttagagaaccttagtgaacaaacagcatcatgaaggccaaggaacacaccagacaggtcagggataaagttgtggagaagtataaagcagggttaggttataaaaaaatctcccaagctttgaacatctcacggagctctgttcaatccatcatcggaaaatggaaagagtatggcacaactgcaaacctaccaagacatggccgtccacctaaactgaccagccgggcaaggagagcattcatcagagaagagccaagaggtccatggtaactctggaggagctgcagagatccacagctcaggtgggagaatctgtccacaggacaactattagtcgtgttctccacaaatctgccctttatggaagagtgacaagaagaaagacattggtgaaagaaagtcataagaagtcctgtttgtagtttgtgagaagccatgtggaggacacagcaaacatgtggaagaaggtgatctggtcacatgagaccaaaacgtgaactttttggcctaaaagcaaaactctatgtgtggggaaaactaacactgaacatcatcctgaacacaccatccccaccgtgaaacatggtggtggcagcatcatgtggtggggatggttttcttcagcagggacagggaagctggtcagagttgattggaagatggatggagacaaatacaggacaatcttagaagaaaacctgtaatgccgcgtacacacggtccgattttccatcagaattttcgaaaaaagtcagatgaggcccacacacgatcggaatgtccgatgaaacgattccgtcggactttacctgtcggaaagtccaaccgtgtgtacatgggattagagtctacaaaagacttgagactggggcggaggttcaccttccagcaggacaacgacccgaaacatccagccagagctacaatggaatggtttagatcaaagcatattcatgtgttagaatggcccagtcacagtccagacctaaatcacattgagaatctgtggcaagacttgaaaattgctgttcacagacgctctccatccaatctgacagagcttgagatattctacaaagaagaatgggcagaaatgtcctctctagatgtgcaaagctggtagagacatccccaaaaagacttgtagagaaagggggttctacaaagtattgactccggggggcgccatacaaatgccccccccacacttttcacatatttatttgtatcatttatcattttccttccacttcacaattatgtgacactttgtgttggtctatcacataaaatcccaataaaatacatttatgtttttggttgtaacatgacaaaatgtggaaaatttcaaggggtatgaatactttttcatggcactgtatatattgtataataCAAGATTGTGGGAGACATTCTGTgctcccctcctttttcttcttttcatcttccAAACAACAGAATTGATGCAAACTTCTAAAACTGTATTTTCAGTGCAGTCTTATTTTTAACTGTGGCAGCTGATGGGTTGGCAGGTCTTCTCCTCCGGccgtgctctctgctctcctctctcctcctcctcctgccttctcctaggtgtccaataggatcgcctgccgttttggccaatcgggaaacgggtctcataaaccgcttcctgattggccgggaggaggattagtgtgagaatagcgaatattaatttgctattgtcacacaaatgggtgggctcggagcaactcttttttgaagcctattagagcctcgggctctaatcaggtgcttcaaacacccccccccccattggaatccatggtccggcgtccatgtatgtagatcaggggggcgGACGTATGGATAGGGGGGGGTGGCTCCTGTGCACCCTCTAAGGATGGGCCGCCACTAAACTGGGGTATAGAAGAAAATCGGCCACACACCACCGTAAGCTTGAGTGAAGTGAGATCCTTTATTCACATATGTCAAACATAGACAGGATACACACAAACCCAATGTGCTTATTCACTGCTTGTTTTTAACTGACCCCGACACCCACCTACAACCTCCTGCCAGATCTTCACTAAAATTGTCTTCATGTCTTCAGGGGACGGCCTTTCTATAGGACTAAATTAGAAATGTAATTACTAAGCACTGCTAGCTAAATGAAGTAAAGCAGAGCGACCAATCAGAATTAAAGCggaattcagcaactttgcaaaaaagtgaaggcacactatgagtaaAGTCCAAGGAGGTGCCTGGCACCTCCTGAGCTTATCTCTCTATTATTTGAATTTGACAGGTTTATTTTATGCCAGCAATCTAGCTTCCGGAGCTCCTGCTATATTGGTGCAGCATGCTCACCCCTCCCCTTCTCCTGCCCAATCGCAGAAGCCTTTGTATCGTGTGAACTCATTCACATAacgcaaaggcttctgtgaatgggcagcataAGGGAAGGGGGCGGATGGCTGCTCtgtgcttctctcctctctgtCACGGACTCCAGTGTGGATTGTATCCAGAGCCATAAACCCGTAGGATACACATAATACAGATAAGCCCACAATGGGGCTGGCAGCTATTAAGACTTAACTCATGCTGTGCCTGAAACTTTTATAAAGTTGCAGAAtttttggaattcagctttaaccttGTTCTAGTCTTTCGCAGATCTAATACTGGTCTGTTACTGTTACTTCAGttaaaggggtgtatttataacaACATTGCATAGCAATTTACCCAGAGGAAGCGCAtgcccattcattctgtgcaaacgGGAGAAACAACAAACATTATTAGGCTATTCCTTGTGCTGGTTGAATGTTTtatattgatttaaaatggaaagtaCAGCATTTTGTCCACTAGAAGATTTCTATGATATGGATGTACATGGACTAGTGCTTAGGTACATAAAAGTACCACTTGATCCTCATCCACTCGCTCCTAATGAGAGCGGGGCTCTGTGGCAGAAAACAGAACCGTACAAAAGAAAGAGGGTACGGTCCAAAGTACCACAAAGATGAGCCACAGGGATATAGTAcccaaataaatagaaaaaaaaaaacaaatgaatctaaaaaaaaaatgttacaaaagttTATTGTAGAAAGTGTAACGCAATGAAATGGACaaacctccacctccccccatctaaaaaaagacaacattgtctacACTAAATTACCGT
It encodes the following:
- the LOC141112837 gene encoding uncharacterized protein — encoded protein: MASDSVYNKETSGGRSKSLLVLDEQSGQLRALKSKGTNTIEITENTKLTVVGHGGQREGEVSVGGKTAVQLAEVIAKLKGDSSPLHWSSKQGSVKEISFVSCNVGAGEKGEGFVKKFLIELKNRHITVDSVSVRTVDVIVGEDGRKVTIDSDNPEWESRHNPAHKRKFYLDNNNKLIEVSDTTGRSPEWQKIQDLAVEYDPLARKNIKIFDLYYRDQNNVYRRFSDDHLAQFIKDSITQRFGSEVDSQHLKTETLTVYKESGTFETVEISTVEGLDGLLNNIKDIIQTANSKRMELLQGYKELLLEYGIRVDNNINIKDTWRQVQEQVQTNWNKLKEMETLYDYEQHGKILMQQKNKYRDIRTCRDTIQGEMAKFVKYFRFKDYIYSINMKDFYVNLYGTTDQNHISEVSEHITKIRNRADSPDHVAYNEMYNMINGKDFVHMTKLWVSGRQDQIGKINPYDGMAVLATHVSEAVRNPDMFITNLQLWDLHPSWDKFSYHNPMTRGKTWSGNHAAIGLDYETTDQNTKEQIREETLSVLKEWTILKNGKQYFKRNEEPSLTEPIDMTLDLVKANMRDVIDQLDEINFERQMQKPLAEDIRNNLLTIEEQGRKDSLETEFHLKMMEDRKQLVEKITEKIREQSPEDLSTYQKMKLVERYGEGVKIVLQNKQNPSETKEILMPDMKDTLNSEDVIHSYFGESHSVSRKINHGLGIYGTLMGFQAANQMFAEGQKWEGGVMFAQGAHGVSELTGINAAVNDFVGNCAQKSIARISTHLEGTVAEEFTSFMSKAGNVAREVPVLSAAFTAFNIYEDLKQDSPIGIADAMLDEAIFITALAGPEMLPVTVALTIIRLGIDPLFHEIKHELDALPPDASALDKFVAVIKGVGLAIRDIGNTFLDVLKQITIFGMIYNVYKLEEEHRKSMDTVHELQNAENYFKILDEKDGGACHRKIDFTQGEKSAYGGNLRVELTDHRSMIVTLTDPVTSQKNVKEIWFEKDCETEDLVLGIGEAVNIKMQQKSATAFWFIPIKTEEVISSMTPDDRSLHGTYIGNAKANRFFAVQRNIIKGLSYTLDKYHYELYGRDGNDIFYLGPQMSFVHGGNGEDIYYIPLDGGKTEICNQATDKLMDLLVFNITFPQINARKIGNNLKLFYNNLHEIQIKKWFIGEEYQHMRFKSSDGILFDVGKVELNGNVDLQPVTLDFSNQDSARSIDLQNSTWKTVVTVIGTDYDDIISGNQLNNVILGRGGENTISGREGKDMYIIQEKGSCDIIDNFANDEQIDIVELPVDFESLKVTITFPYALKIWDSNRKICVIIKDWKRGWQWQHIIFKTKDFVVFQVSNTTAEPEISPLMLDYSDSKEGVNIDLNSIPGNEHIMTVIGSSHFDTINGNSRANFIEKGRGGGDLEGGDGSDTYIIECGSGTINIKNYAQDGAMDILYVKEKYSKLRFRQQRDIFQSYSFRRIVYSSSLYISSSSENCKIILRNWFRSEQHRHLQIRTEDGVIFSIPSGTEPIIYSIDNSRDTLPMDVFETRFGIYEGVTKIFGPPRYIEIFGNEKDNYIDPGTNGAWLYGGEGSDTYQLRKNYEGIYNILNYATDYKVDYLVLDISFRDIQYTMETSASLTKQIELTAPSVAKWRCRLLEFGKDETYRHLIVQTNDVWFTFSKDTLEIQPLFSDYRLLNKELHLNLSEGILHSLPTVYGSLQEGNFIDGNALNNTIIGGKNTDVLYGEDGNDVLQGSSGKDYLSGGPGDDQIHGGEGDDLILGEAGNDLIYPGPGADTVYGGTGSDTLLFLGNINSKSGVLVNLHLRFGSGADAEGDLYFGMENILGTSYDDILIGNDDNNYLNGAGGSDLIQPMGGYDVLHGGEGEDVYNLIDATGTKIINNFATDGKEDLVYIDNSDTLEIRQLKSNDDQEIFFYYSTEPDARLRIVIKNWYISEKRHLRLFRNRGGEVMLSG